One window of the Papaver somniferum cultivar HN1 unplaced genomic scaffold, ASM357369v1 unplaced-scaffold_145, whole genome shotgun sequence genome contains the following:
- the LOC113335400 gene encoding uncharacterized protein LOC113335400: protein MVEYVGEADQKAFYDPCFDAAKLAKWLPADDGKPTLKVSFLGLITETSSVGIDRLMDDVKMRFREVLLKRGYAEDNESEQISDELARGGIKFAILQNVGERKSNDCKIDIVGVLASKGHPAFHLQLVYTSVSQFIDGAKVDIQDINKKLDDDFTSNEPNLRAIVLNRERRKDELISPKSTPLKYGNTSRNSGRRGVKLKKKPRSSGGGSGGPKNRARRLSSPEKPLLDHSYWLPKVIKDMVHRGIQDWDPHGLHLVMVQTV, encoded by the exons ATGGTTGAATATGTCGGGGAAGCGGATCAAAAAGCATTTTATGATCCATGCTTTGAT GCTGCAAAATTAGCAAAGTGGCTTCCTGCTGATGATGGGAAGCCAACCCTAAAAGTTAGTTTTTTAGGTTTGATTACTGAAACATCATCAGTCGGGATTGACAGGCTAATGGATGATGTCAAAATGAGATTTAGAGAAGTGCTTCTTAAAAGAGGTTATGCTGAAGATAATGAGAGTGAACAAATTTCTGATGAACTTGCACGTGGAGGAATAAAATTTGCCATCTTGCAGAATGTTGGGGAGCGAAAGAGCAACGATTGCAAAATTGATATTGTTGGGGTTCTCGCCTCTAAGGGGCATCCTGCATTCCACTTGCAACTTGTGTATACCAGTGTTAGTCAGTTTATTGATGGTGCTAAAGTAGATATTCAAGACATTAACAAG AAGTTGGATGATGATTTTACTAGTAATGAACCCAACCTCAGGGCTATTGTGCTGAACCGGGAAAGACGAAAAGATGAACTTATATCACCAAAATCTACTCCTTTAAAATATGGCAACACTTCTAGGAATTCAGGAAGACGTGGTGTAAAGCTTAAGAAGAAGCCTCGCAGTTCTGGTGGAGGCAGTGGCGGTCCCAAAAACAGGGCGAGGAGATTGTCAAGTCCTGAAAAACCTTTATTGGATCACAGTTATTGGTTACCGAAG GTGATAAAAGATATGGTCCATAGAGGGATCCAGGACTGGGATCCTCATGGTTTACATTTGGTGATGGTTCAAACAGTGTAA
- the LOC113335398 gene encoding uncharacterized protein LOC113335398, with product MSKMNVSQPLQIGCGGEDITTNTTGTMIEMKQERSYKRKNCGGNTTNTPTVMKKSKVSGATNTPTVTETKKRPYKRKNCGDANTSAIMDIKKKRPYKRKNCGDENTSTLMETKKKKDCGGDTADTSTVMKKSKDCGGTNTPTVMETKNRPYERKHCGDANTSTAMEACRRKDCGGDTTNTSTVMETKKKRAYRRKKCLPHDLIVDEILTRLPVPTLLTSVLVSKLWYNSIHNDHKRLTYYHFLESQKHPQVILSLLNVRNGVTKNTGEPEYGCHFFKFNTRIYGTENVVKFDKFRGCVFDRGVYEMVGYRHGLPCVAAVGKYSTGYMIVDPNRKDFLSIFHPVKVGKCTTNAHTICHGFGFDSSTNKYKLVSFFSTAEKVLNAVVFTLGTKSWRDVTATIVPILGRPIRHLRVRTGRDKSAIFCTTSSNGCLVWKIIANLGEARSDNIEHDYSNMDGNELEMLLSFNLHDDKYQFIQLPAKRTTGEQQKHPLADFPRLLELKGFPCKHLHDDYPHLLEFKGSPCIARFEKLPRKGSDDSHRSRDDHPSRTRCCCCSKVHLCLLKEEGWVQEESFDVCVDSNLTWSRDLAPDPCCFCFDATPPTRIFSFSDQMFLYWFNGKHLQVYNLRSKKLHLVLPVHPKEADVFGAKRIEPHHIYYCSDVFSWLHDDISFINQDFQLHCHEDNFVSLQTFIPEGVEGVDVDGFSESDLDRCSAYVLIHRGSKVYYPSY from the coding sequence ATGTCGAAGATGAATGTCTCACAACCCCTGCAAATTGGTTGTGGTGGTGAGGATATAACCACCAATACTACTGGGACAATGATTGAGATGAAGCAGGAAAGATCATATAAGAGAAAAAATTGTGGTGGTAATACAACAAATACCCCAACAGTGATGAAGAAAAGTAAAGTCAGTGGTGCTACAAATACTCCAACAGTGACGGAGACGAAGAAAAGACCttataaaagaaaaaattgtGGTGATGCAAATACTTCAGCAATAATGGATATCAAGAAGAAAAGACCTTATAAAAGAAAAAACTGTGGTGATGAAAATACTTCAACATTGATggagacaaagaaaaaaaaagattgtggtgGTGATACAGCAGATACGTCGACAGTGATGAAGAAAAGTAAAGATTGCGGTGGTACAAATACTCCAACAGTGATGGAGACAAAAAACAGACCATATGAAAGAAAACATTGTGGTGATGCAAATACTTCAACGGCGATGGAGGCATGTAGAAGAAAAGATTGCGGTGGCGATACAACAAATACGTCAACAGTGATGGAGACCAAGAAGAAAAGAGCATATAGAAGAAAGAAGTGCCTTCCTCATGATTTAATTGTGGATGAAATATTAACCAGGCTTCCAGTCCCGACACTGCTGACGTCCGTTCTGGTATCCAAACTCTGGTATAACTCCATTCATAATGATCATAAACGCTTAACTTATTATCATTTCCTTGAATCACAGAAACACCCCCAAGTTATCCTTAGTCTTTTGAATGTTAGGAATGGGGTTACTAAAAACACGGGTGAGCCTGAGTATGGGTGTCACTTCTTCAAATTTAACACTAGAATTTATGGTACTGAAAATGTTGTGAAGTTTGACAAGTTTCGAGGTTGTGTTTTTGATCGCGGTGTATATGAGATGGTCGGTTACCGTCATGGTCTACCATGTGTGGCTGCAGTCGGTAAATACTCAACTGGTTACATGATTGTGGACCCAAACAGGAAAGACTTTCTCTCTATCTTTCATCCAGTTAAAGTTGGGAAATGCACCACCAATGCACACACCATCTGTCACGGATTTGGGTTCGATTCCTCAACGAACAAGTACAAGTTGGTAAGTTTTTTCTCTACTGCGGAAAAGGTGCTTAACGCTGTGGTATTTACACTGGGAACTAAATCATGGAGAGATGTCACTGCTACGATTGTGCCGATATTAGGTCGTCCTATTAGACACCTAAGAGTGCGCACGGGTAGGGACAAATCAGCCATCTTCTGTACCACGAGCAGCAATGGATGTTTGGTCTGGAAGATAATTGCAAATTTGGGGGAAGCAAGATCTGACAATATCGAGCATGATTACAGTAATATGGATGGTAATGAGTTGGAGATGCTACTGTCGTTCAATCTCCACGACGACAAGTACCAGTTCATTCAACTGCCAGCCAAACGCACTACTGGAGAGCAGCAGAAGCACCCACTTGCTGATTTTCCTCGTCTTCTGGAGTTGAAGGGATTTCCTTGTAAGCACTTACATGATGATTATCCTCATCTTTTGGAATTCAAGGGATCTCCTTGTATTGCACGTTTTGAAAAATTACCAAGGAAAGGAAGTGATGATTCTCATCGTTCCCGTGATGATCATCCGAGTCGTACTAGATGCTGCTGTTGTAGTAAAGTTCATTTGTGCCTATTGAAGGAGGAAGGGTGGGTTCAGGAGGAGAGTTTTGATGTTTGTGTAGATTCTAATCTCACATGGTCAAGGGATCTGGCACCAGATCCCTGCTGTTTTTGCTTCGACGCTACACCTCCTACTCGCATATTCAGTTTCTCGGATCAGATGTTTCTTTACTGGTTCAACGGGAAGCATCTTCAAGTTTACAATCTGCGTTCTAAAAAGCTTCATCTTGTACTGCCTGTTCATCCTAAAGAGGCTGATGTTTTTGGAGCAAAGAGGATAGAACCCCATCACATTTATTATTGTTCCGATGTTTTTAGTTGGTTACATGATGATATTTCTTTCATCAATCAAGATTTCCAGCTGCACTGTCATGAGGACAACTTTGTTTCTCTACAAACCTTCATACCAGAAGGAGTGGAAGGAGTTGATGTTGATGGTTTCAGTGAGTCGGATTTGGATAGATGTTCGGCTTATGTGCTTATCCACAGAGGCTCAAAAGTGTATTATCCTTCTTATTAG